From the Lathyrus oleraceus cultivar Zhongwan6 chromosome 4, CAAS_Psat_ZW6_1.0, whole genome shotgun sequence genome, one window contains:
- the LOC127136156 gene encoding uncharacterized protein LOC127136156, with protein MYLKAKYCDEPLPDEGPKLGSRWGLIFDGVVNAYGSGIGAIIITPHGSHIPFSGRLTFNCTNNMVEYEACIMGLREAIYLRIKILDVYGDSTLVINQIKGEWETRQPGLIPYKDYARRLSTFFNEIEFHHIPREENKMADALATLSSMIVVKWWNDVPENDVMRVDRLVHLFSA; from the coding sequence atgtaTTTAAAGGCAAAATactgtgatgaaccattgccAGATGAAGGGCCAAAGTTGGGATCCCGTTGGGGATtgatatttgatggagttgttaatgcTTACGGTAGTGGAATTGGAGCCATCATTATTACTCCTCATGGTTCCCATATTCCTTTTTCCGGAAGGTTGACTTTCAATTGTACAAACAACATGGTGGAGTATGAGGCTTGCATTATGGGTCTCAGAGAGGCTATCTACTTAAGAATCAAGATTCTGGATGTGTATGGAGATTCGACTTTGGTaatcaatcagatcaaaggagagTGGGAAACTCGTCAACCCGGTTTAATCCCctacaaagattatgcaaggaggttgtcAACCTTCTTCAATGAaattgagtttcatcatattcccCGTGAAGAAAATAAAATGGCAGATGCATTAGCCACTTTGTCCTCTATGATTGTTGTAAAATGGTGGAATGATGTACCCGAAAATGATGTTATGCGCGTTGACAGACTCGTTCATCTATTTTCAGCATAA